In Alkalimarinus alittae, the DNA window AACAGGTTTAACGCTTTTAGGTAAAGAAGGTATTGCACCGAGCTTAACCCAAGGCTGTGTTGGTGAGTGAAAATCGCTACCTAAAGAGCCTTTGAGCTCATATTTGGTACATAAATCAGCAAGAAGCCCAATCTCACCTTGTTTTTGTCCAGAGGTAATCACTTCTAACCCTTCACCACCAGACGCTTTGAAATCAGCTATTAATGACCGTAGCTTTGTAACCGTCATATTGTATTTTCTTGGGTGTGCAATAATGGCAATACCGCCGGCATCAACAATCCAGCCAACAACCTCATTAAGCTCAGGCCATACAGATCTAATATCACCAACTTTACCTGCCCCAAGGTATTTTTTAAACGCGACAGACACATTACTTACATAGCCCTTTTCTACCATAGCTGAAGCAATATGCGGCCTTCCGGGCGCTTGGCCAGATGAGGAAACTAACGCAGCCTCATAAAGCCCCTCAAACCCTTTCTTTTCTAATCGCTCACTGATTGATTTAGTGCGCAAGAAACGGCTCGATTCTTGACGTTCAACTGCCGACTTAATGATAGGCGATTGCCGATCGAAGTTTAAGCCAAGAATATGAATACCTTGATTATTCCACTGTGCTGAAAATTCAACACCCGAAATAATATTAACGCCTAGCGCATCTCCAGTAGATGCCGCTTCATCCAAACCACTGATAGTGTCATGATCAGTCAAGGCTAGATGCTTAACACCTTTTTGATAAGCTAGCGCCACTAAATCTGAAGGGGTTAAAGTCCCATCTGAAGCAGTACTGTGACAATGAAGGTCGATGAGTGAAGATAGGTGAGACATTGAATATTGAACCTAAAAATATAAGTGTGTGTACAATAACATATTACATCACGGTCTGCTTATAGCAGTATTTTGATCATTTAAATGAATTCATTTCAACTTACTTATATAATGCCAACAAATATGACTCACAATAACTGTATCAATAATACTGATACGAAATAAAGGAATAGCATGTTTTACGCAATTATTAGTGAAGACATACCTAATAGCCTCGAAAAAAGGAAACTTTCACGCCCCGCTCACCTAGAGCGCCTTCAGTTATTAAAGCAAGCAGGCCAATTATTCGTCGCAGGTCCTCACCCCGCAATTGATAGCAACGACCCAGGCGAACATGGTTTTACAGGCAGTCTTGTGATTGCTGAGTTTAGCTCATTAGCAGAGGCTCAGAAATGGGCAGACAATGACCCTTATGTTTCTGCCGGCGTGTATAGCAAGGTCACTGTTAAACCTTTTAAACATGTATTACCCTAAGCGATGTGGCAAAACAGGGTGTCATAAATACAAAGATGCTGCTGCACACTTCAAATATATCCACTACGAGATAAAGACCGGAATATGAACGTGAAAAAATACCTACTCATTCTTTTGTTATTAACAATGCCATCTATTGGCCTTGCCGAATCTATGTATATTGATGACACGCTACTAGTCCCCCTTAGAAGCGGGGAAGGACTGCAATTCCGAATTGTTCATAAAGGCGTAAAAAGTGGCACCAAAGTTGAGCTACTAGGCCACAATCCTGACTCCGGTTACAGCCATATAAAAACACCTGAAGGTGTGGTTGGCTACCTTCCAACTCGCTACCTAGTCAAAAACGAAATAGCACGTGACCGTCTTATTAAAGTCTCTTCACAGCTAGAAAAGGCACAAGCTAAATCAAATCAATTACAAGCAGAGCTTAAAGAGCTACAAGCTAAACATCAGACGCTTTCGGCTAATCATGAGCAACTGTCTCGCATGAGCGAATCAACAAGCAGCGAGCTTAAGAAGGTCAAAAATATTTCATCTAATGCCTTATCGCTCGACCAACGCAACAGAGAGCTACGCGAAACAAATCAAGAACTAAAAAATGAAGTTGAGCTGTTGACAACAGACAACCAAAGATTAAAAGACAAAAGTGAGACGAGCTTTATGATGATCGGCGCAGCATTAGTACTGTTAGGCGTGATTCTCGCACTGGTTATACCTTGGTTAAAGCCAACCAAAAAGAATGATAGCTGGGCATAAGGTTAACCACTTATTATCGAACTAGCCTCCCTGCTTTAAAGCACCTTCTGTTTGTTATCTGTTACCCATATATAGTGGGAAACAGATAACAAACACACCACATATTATCTAGCCATCCCTTTTTATAACTTTTTCTACTTTGACAGTCTTGGTTATAACACGTATAAAGTTAAGGACAACAACAAAAAGGGCCCTTAAGCTATGATCAATTCAACCATTCGTGACTATAGTGAAAAACGTGATTTTATAAGGATGAAGGTCGACACGACCATACGTTTGACGTTTGATGATTCAGAAAAAACGATGACAGCGGTATGCAAAGATTTAAGTGGTACTGGCATGCTGATTGAAACCAGTGACGCTCTAGCTGAGAATAGCGAATTCCATACATCTCTCCCGTCAAGCAACCCTGCTTTTCCAGCATTTGAAACGAAGGTTAAGGTTATACGCTGCGCGGAGTCTGAGGATGGACGCTTTTTGATTGGAACAGAAATACTAAATATGCCCTAAGCACGACTAGCTCACCTCGATGGTTACAGGTGCATCAAGGTGAGCTAAAAACGCTTTATTATTCTACTTCAAGCTTTTCAGGTGATACGATTACGCCGTTATTATCCGCGTAAATAAAATTACCGGGCTTGAAAGTCACGCCACCAAATGTCACTGGAACATTAAGGTCACCAAGACCTCTTTTATCCGTTTTCATTGGGTGTGTAGACAGCGCCTGAACACCTAACTCTGTCTCCATGATGACATCAACATCACGAATACAGCCATATATTATAATGCCTTCCCAGCCATTATCTGCAGCCTTCTCAGCAAGCATATCGCCTAACAGTGCTGCACGCATAGAGCCACCACCATCTACCACCATAACTTTTCCGTGACCTGGTGTGGCGACCTGCTCTTTTACAACTGAATTATCTTCAAAGCATTTAACAGTGACAATTTCTCCTCCAAAGGATTCTCTACCGCCATAGTTGTTAAACATAGGCTCTACAACTTGCACTAAATCTGGGTACTGATCACATAGATCGGGCGTTATTATCGGCACATTAGACTCCTTAAAAATTATATTCTTGAATTTGTCGAGATTTTATCACGAGTATATTTTGGTATCGCAAACCATCAGCAAGTTTTTCTGACTCTTTGATCATAACCCTTGCCACCCTTTCAGCCTCAACCGGGCTGACTTCAAGCAACACACCTTTCATTAGCGGCTTTATAAATGCGCCAACAGCATTGCTGACAGACTCTCCTAACCGGTATTCGCCTCTATCACCTGTCAGCAGTGAGGGGCGCATAATGGTAAGAAAGGGGTATTCTAACGACCCTAATGCTTTTTCAAGCTCACCCTTAACGCGATTATAAAAAAAGCGTGAGTTGGCATTGGCACCCGCCGCACTGACAACACAAAAATGATCAGCCCCCTGCTCTCGCATAATACGCGCTATGGATAACGGGTATTCCAAATCTACTTTTTTAAACGCAGACTTCGTTTTAGCTTTTTTTATCGTTGTTCCCAGACAACAATAAACATCATTTACACTGTAATCTTTTAGCAAGGCACCTGAATCTGAAAGATCACCTACAATCTGAATTAAGCGGCTATGAGCTAAGTTTAATTTACGGCGCCCTAAAACAATGACCTCACTATACAGATCTGAAGCCAATGCTTGGCGAACACAATACCCACCGATAAGACCTGTAGCGCCAACAATTAAAGCGGTTCTTTTATTGTTCATGTAGACCACCCTTTTTATTGCCCATAATGATTCTGTAGATTAATCATACTAGCATTCTGCAAAAACAGCCCTTCTGCCAAAGCAACACTTTGTTAGCTAGCAGACTATAATTACCCTTGTGTTGAAATGGCGTCGGGAGCGTCAGTACAGTCAAGGGCCGTCGGCGTGTTAGCCAGCCATAAAATAATATCATCCCAACACCCACCCTTATTAGGAAATAGTGTTATCCCCGCATTAGGGTAAGCTCGCGACGTCTGGGACTCACTATAATCGTACATTTTGATACTTTTCGATGTCGTGGTTAACTGACTATAAATCCACTTAGCATTCTTTACGGGCCCTATAGCATCAGATGACTTTGTTCCGACCACCATCACAGGCACATCTATATTTGCTAAGGCACCTTCAAGTAAAAGCCCAGAAGGTGTATTAAAAGCAAGCCTGTTTTGCCAGCTTAAATACGCTTTAATCGTCAAATAACTTTCATTCTCTGTACCGATACCTAATCGCTGACCACTAATAACGCCCTGTTTTCTCCAACGCCATAGTGCATTTTTTGCAAATATCTTTGTATTTAGACGCAAAGATAAAGGCTTTTCTTCTTCGATATAGACACAATTCGTTATCGTTTTCTGATCTATAACACCTAACCCCAAAGCACCGAGAACTAAAAAACCGCCCATCTCTTCAGCAATATAACTTACATTTTTTCCAGTTTGCTCTAGAACAAACTTATGAATAGCGGGCAAGTCATATTCAACGGTCTGATCAAGCGAATTATTTGCAAAATCTTGATTCACAGACGAAAGGCCGTGACCGCGCATTTCAGGGATCCACACGTCATAGCCTGCCTCAACCAAAAAATCAGCGACACCTTCACCTTCTTCAGATAACCAATGGCGCCGATTAGAAAATGCGCCATGTAAGAGAATGACAGGCTGCCCATGAATCCCTAAGGCCGCAGAGGACTGTTTAGTTAATCTTGTAACCGCTAACTCAACGGTCCTATCTTTACAGTTATTAGGCTTGAGAAGATAAATATCTTCAACTAACGAACCGATTACTTCAGCAGACACTAGCTGAACCGGAAAGAGCTGACTACTACTTTGCATCCGTACCTCATTGTAAATAGCAATCCGTAGCTATTAAATCACATGAAAGAGAAGAGCCCCCTTTAATTGGAGGCCCTAATATTTATTTTACGTTGGTATCTGCTAAGAAAAACCACGTATCTAAGACCGAGTCAGGGTTTAATGAAACACTGTCAATCCCTTGCTCCATTAGCCATTTAGCAAAGTCTGGGTGATCTGACGGACCTTGACCACAGATACCTACATACTTACCTGCTTTCTTACACGCAGAAATAGCATTAGACAGTAAAACTCTAATAGCTTCATTTCGCTCGTCGAATAAGTGAGCAATAATGCCAGAATCTCGATCTATACCTAGCGTCAATTGAGTTAGGTCATTTGACCCAATAGAAAATCCATCAAAGTACTCGAGGAACTGCTCAGCTAACAATGCGTTTGCGGGAAGCTCACACATCATAATGACTTTAAGGCCATTCTCGCCGCGTTTTAAACCGTTTTCTTCAAGTAACTCGACGACTTGTTTAGCCTCACCCACTGTGCGCACAAAAGGGACCATAATTTCTACATTGGTAAACCCCATCTCGTCTCGAACTTTTTTCATCGCTCTACATTCGAGTTCAAAACAGTCTCTAAAGGTTTCGGAGATATAGCGTGAAGCCCCTCTAAAACCAAGCATTGGGTTTTCTTCATCAGGCTCGTAAATCGTACCGCCAATCAAGTTTGCGTATTCATTAGACTTAAAGTCAGAAAGTCTGACAATGACACGCTTAGGCGTAAATGCAGCTGCTAATGTAGAGATACCTTCGACTAATTTTTCTACATAAAAATCTACTGGTGATGCATATCCTGAAATACGCTTTTCTACAATTTGTTTAGTTTCGCGAGGCAATGAGTCAAAGTTAAGCAATGCCTTAGGGTGTACACCAATCATTCTGTTGATGATGAACTCTAGTCGAGCCAAGCCGACACCAGCATTAGGCAATGACTG includes these proteins:
- a CDS encoding PilZ domain-containing protein yields the protein MINSTIRDYSEKRDFIRMKVDTTIRLTFDDSEKTMTAVCKDLSGTGMLIETSDALAENSEFHTSLPSSNPAFPAFETKVKVIRCAESEDGRFLIGTEILNMP
- a CDS encoding alpha/beta hydrolase yields the protein MQSSSQLFPVQLVSAEVIGSLVEDIYLLKPNNCKDRTVELAVTRLTKQSSAALGIHGQPVILLHGAFSNRRHWLSEEGEGVADFLVEAGYDVWIPEMRGHGLSSVNQDFANNSLDQTVEYDLPAIHKFVLEQTGKNVSYIAEEMGGFLVLGALGLGVIDQKTITNCVYIEEEKPLSLRLNTKIFAKNALWRWRKQGVISGQRLGIGTENESYLTIKAYLSWQNRLAFNTPSGLLLEGALANIDVPVMVVGTKSSDAIGPVKNAKWIYSQLTTTSKSIKMYDYSESQTSRAYPNAGITLFPNKGGCWDDIILWLANTPTALDCTDAPDAISTQG
- the rraA gene encoding ribonuclease E activity regulator RraA, with amino-acid sequence MPIITPDLCDQYPDLVQVVEPMFNNYGGRESFGGEIVTVKCFEDNSVVKEQVATPGHGKVMVVDGGGSMRAALLGDMLAEKAADNGWEGIIIYGCIRDVDVIMETELGVQALSTHPMKTDKRGLGDLNVPVTFGGVTFKPGNFIYADNNGVIVSPEKLEVE
- a CDS encoding YciI family protein, which encodes MFYAIISEDIPNSLEKRKLSRPAHLERLQLLKQAGQLFVAGPHPAIDSNDPGEHGFTGSLVIAEFSSLAEAQKWADNDPYVSAGVYSKVTVKPFKHVLP
- a CDS encoding TIGR04211 family SH3 domain-containing protein produces the protein MNVKKYLLILLLLTMPSIGLAESMYIDDTLLVPLRSGEGLQFRIVHKGVKSGTKVELLGHNPDSGYSHIKTPEGVVGYLPTRYLVKNEIARDRLIKVSSQLEKAQAKSNQLQAELKELQAKHQTLSANHEQLSRMSESTSSELKKVKNISSNALSLDQRNRELRETNQELKNEVELLTTDNQRLKDKSETSFMMIGAALVLLGVILALVIPWLKPTKKNDSWA
- a CDS encoding NAD(P)H-binding protein, with protein sequence MNNKRTALIVGATGLIGGYCVRQALASDLYSEVIVLGRRKLNLAHSRLIQIVGDLSDSGALLKDYSVNDVYCCLGTTIKKAKTKSAFKKVDLEYPLSIARIMREQGADHFCVVSAAGANANSRFFYNRVKGELEKALGSLEYPFLTIMRPSLLTGDRGEYRLGESVSNAVGAFIKPLMKGVLLEVSPVEAERVARVMIKESEKLADGLRYQNILVIKSRQIQEYNF
- a CDS encoding PHP domain-containing protein codes for the protein MSHLSSLIDLHCHSTASDGTLTPSDLVALAYQKGVKHLALTDHDTISGLDEAASTGDALGVNIISGVEFSAQWNNQGIHILGLNFDRQSPIIKSAVERQESSRFLRTKSISERLEKKGFEGLYEAALVSSSGQAPGRPHIASAMVEKGYVSNVSVAFKKYLGAGKVGDIRSVWPELNEVVGWIVDAGGIAIIAHPRKYNMTVTKLRSLIADFKASGGEGLEVITSGQKQGEIGLLADLCTKYELKGSLGSDFHSPTQPWVKLGAIPSLPKSVKPVWLDWALSV